The genomic stretch TTCCACGTATTCCCCAGAGCGCCTTCCGTTGTTTGCCAGTGTGTCTGCTACTTGACACACTTTTTTACCAACGTTGCCGAGATCTTCCCAGAAGTCTCGTTTGTCGTCTGCTACTTCTGGGTCAAGGCCGCTAGTTATATCCCTCTGTGTTTCACTTGCAGCTTTGCAGACCTTGTTGACAACGGTCAAGAGATTGTTCCAGAAATCTCTCTTCTGTACTTGGACTGGGTCTACTTCAGTAGCATTGTTAGCATTATTATCCAAGGAAAGGGTTTTGGCTATTTTACATATTCTGCTGCCAGTCTTCCAAAGGCCTTCCCAGAAATCTCTTTTACTGAATTCCTgtatttagaatttaaaaaataaaataattatcgCATTGTGAATGGTTATTTacatgatttttaaataaaaaaaaagtattttgattaTTGTGAGTATTAGTAACAGATGCCTCCATTAAAGCGTCTTGCCTTTACATGTAAAATTCCTAAATTTTCAATAGTTTAAAAGAACCCACAGCAGGGCTGGCCTTTGACATATGCAAACTAGACAGCCA from Biomphalaria glabrata chromosome 9, xgBioGlab47.1, whole genome shotgun sequence encodes the following:
- the LOC106063866 gene encoding uncharacterized protein LOC106063866; the protein is MFLQVSFTFLLSLVLASALPTSDDEYQTFSRELQTLQQEFSKRDFWEGLWKTGSRICKIAKTLSLDNNANNATEVDPVQVQKRDFWNNLLTVVNKVCKAASETQRDITSGLDPEVADDKRDFWEDLGNVGKKVCQVADTLANNGRRSGEYVEQDPELRRKRFLWPDLVTTVDQICKAAGR